A window of the Megalopta genalis isolate 19385.01 chromosome 2, iyMegGena1_principal, whole genome shotgun sequence genome harbors these coding sequences:
- the LOC117229897 gene encoding uncharacterized protein LOC117229897 isoform X3 → MARPEDAKKEAAIAAEVKQQKATLAKQREEYVKKSATLQRELEILRQQCDEIGKEGGRENNRIIKENQKLQIEIQNKMKSIHNVIDMLTGIIGDKATVDDLKSKFKLEINKRSRSPKEDFPKGKSETPDRSSGSDSEKESKIERETKDRRSPEDAKPMYNFVHYDPEMHWCKVCDIFPKTAKEYLNHLHSNEHKEACLERKIVDMPWHERNGEGTEKEVPYYPGLPTKRTPIKGLQFFSAATAWYCKLCDSWIGDLHCASLHLKSKQHSENYSSFVEQNPHWETDWMADREKAFSEEKHKQIQMELQKHKEDDPPPKSKKSKKSKKSKKKSKKRRNRSSGSDSSSESENSDTDSDQDMSKSIRVAMRNKMKASTQAILNEEIDYHRIKLKGHWSKMTQHLNQPPTPEPQPAETDDRQLLNSIRDKLKAKQEEEMKSIGGRRLSEEKTVEEEEEEQEQTSFSNKTKPESLEAWGPKEPPKPFWIKKEEEKPQPIVNKPIELPKPEEMPKPHMGFWTKQQVNMTVKPPENKSVEKEDERDRESDRYKEDRERKYDRREDKYERYGRYDRRRGRDRDRDRERDRDRDRDRDRERDRDRDYYDDRRKRDSNDSPRRDRNWRDSPKRNYDKYSKDRRDDNSSNDESKFEKKTNESASKSKKGNVQTKKSAPQISKGKLPFIGRLPLFKKKTEEPKLPEKDITPLPYQQSKFEDTPKVPNEIINPPGVVHITKLATPLNLGNSNLGNSNANTSITAGSNVNPSPVQSNKNQPMKILVAPPPPVLNEAKPTQQVVDMEIEDQSEETVIEEPMMEQQKQTPTISKLPLPPHPPPPLNRPPPTFTATPPTQQQQQQQQSGQSRPQFSPSRPPPPFISNPPPFVQSQPRFPAHQPVRPPVQTHSPYMTNPPPQMPVVPFVQNHQNPPPPPLPTVEGTAPDISEIPEPTEKRTDPSIPLPDDLQEALNIIFPKEETETKQQSHQETNIMYSSMYSMLGCVGYGPEYMDQPPPEITQADAEVDTQPGPDDLKMLGIDEGDTIL, encoded by the exons CAGCAATTGCAGCTGAAGTAAAACAGCAAAAAGCGACCTTAGCTAAACAGCGGGAGGAATACGTTAAAAAATCAGCCACGTTGCAACGCGAGCTAGAAATCCTCCGCCAACAGTGTGACGAAATTGGTAAAGAGGGTGGACGGGAAAATAATCGCATTATAAAGGAGAATCAAAAGTTGCAG attgaaatacaaaataaaatgaagTCGATACATAATGTTATCGATATGCTTACCGGGATAATTGGAGACAAGGCGACCGTCGACGATCTTAAAAGCAAGTTTAAATTAGAAATTAACAAGCGTTCGAGAAGTCCCAAAGAAGATTTCCCGAAGGGGAAATCAGAGACACCGGACAGATCGTCGGGTTCCGATTCTGAAAAGGAGTCCAAAATTGAACGAGAAACGAAAGATCGACGGTCTCCCGAGGACGCTAAACCTATGTACAATTTCGTGCATTACGATCCGGAAATGCACTGGTGTAAAGTCTGCGATATATTTCCTAAAACGGCAAAGGAATATTTGAATCATCTGCATAGCAATGAGCACAAAGAAGCTTGCTTA GAACGGAAGATAGTTGATATGCCATGGCATGAGCGGAATGGGGAGGGAACAGAAAAGGAAGTGCCCTATTATCCAGGACTGCCAACGAAAAGAACACCGATCAAAG GTCTGCAGTTCTTCAGCGCTGCGACGGCATGGTACTGCAAGCTGTGCGACTCCTGGATAGGTGATCTTCACTGCGCGAGTTTGCATTTGAAGTCGAAACAGCATTCCGAAAACTATTCC AGTTTTGTGGAGCAAAATCCACACTGGGAGACCGACTGGATGGCAGATCGTGAGAAAGCGTTCTCCGAGGAGAAGCACAAGCAGATACAAATGGAGCTGCAGAAGCACAAAGAGGACGATCCGCCGCCAAAGTCGAAGAAGTCGAAGAAATcaaagaagagcaagaagaagtCGAAGAAACGGCGGAACAGGAGCAGCGGCAGCGACAGCTCCAGCGAGTCCGAGAACTCTGACACAGATTCCGATCAGGACATGTCAAAGAGCATACGcgtagccatgcgaaacaaaatgaaagcATCGACTCAGGCTATCCTCAACGAAGAGATAGACTACCATCGAATCAAATTAAAAGGTCACTGGTCGAAAATGACTCAACACTTGAACCAACCACCAACCCCGGAGCCTCAGCCTGCGGAGACCGATGACAGACAGTTATTGAACTCGATCCGTGATAAATTGAAAGCGAAACAGGAAGAGGAGATGAAATCTATAGGTGGTCGACGGTTGAGCGAAGAGAAGACcgtggaggaggaggaagaagagcAGGAGCAAACATCCTTCTCGAATAAGACTAAGCCCGAGAGCTTGGAAGCTTGGGGACCGAAAGAGCCGCCCAAGCCATTCTGGATTAAGAAGGAGGAGGAAAAGCCGCAGCCGATCGTTAACAAACCAATCGAGCTGCCGAAGCCAGAAGAGATGCCTAAACCGCACATGGGATTCTGGACGAAACAGCAGGTCAACATGACTGTAAAACCACCGGAGAACAAATCTGTGGAAAAGGAAGATGAGAGGGACCGAGAAAGCGATAGATACAAGGAGGATCGCGAGAGAAAGTACGACAGGCGAGAAGATAAATACGAACGTTACGGTAGATACGACAGAAGACGTGGCCGAGACAGGGATCGAGATCGTGAAAGAGACAGGGATAGGGACCGGGATAGGGATAGAGAGAGGGACAGGGACCGGGATTATTATGATGACCGAAGGAAACGGGACAGCAACGATTCTCCTCGGCGCGATAGAAACTGGCGTGATAGTCCAAAGAGAAACTATGATAAGTACAGCAAAGATAGAAGAGACGATAATTCGTCCAACGATGAGTCCAAGTTCGAGAAGAAAACGAACGAGTCCGCGTCCAAGTCAAAGAAGGGTAACGTGCAGACGAAGAAGTCTGCTCCCCAAATAAGCAAGGGGAAATTGCCTTTCATAGGCAGACTACCCCTGTTCAAGAAAAAAACTGAGGAACCAAAATTGCCCGAGAAGGATATCACGCCGCTCCCGTACCAGCAGAGCAAGTTCGAGGACACGCCGAAGGTTCCGAACGAGATCATCAATCCGCCAGGCGTAGTGCACATCACGAAACTCGCAACTCCCTTAAATCTTGGTAACAGCAATCTTGGCAACAGTAATGCCAATACCAGCATCACCGCTGGAAGCAACGTAAATCCGTCACCGGTCCAAAGCAACAAGAATCAACCGATGAAGATTTTAGTTGCTCCACCTCCGCCGGTGTTGAACGAAGCGAAGCCGACCCAGCAGGTTGTAGATATGGAGATAGAAGATCAATCCGAGGAGACCGTGATAGAAGAGCCGATGATGGAACAGCAGAAACAGACACCGACTATATCCAAGCTACCTCTGCCCCCTCATCCACCTCCGCCCCTAAATAGACCACCACCCACGTTCACGGCTACTCCGCCaacacaacagcaacaacagcagcaacagtcGGGTCAAAGCAGACCTCAATTCTCCCCTAGCAGGCCACCTCCGCCGTTCATATCGAATCCACCGCCATTTGTTCAAAGCCAACCGCGGTTCCCAGCGCATCAACCGGTGCGGCCTCCTGTGCAGACTCACTCGCCATACATGACCAATCCACCTCCGCAGATGCCGGTCGTACCATTTGTTCAGAATCATCAGAATCCACCGCCGCCTCCGTTGCCAACTGTGGAAGGTACTGCACCGGATATCTCTGAGATACCGGAACCGACCGAGAAGCGAACAGACCCGAGCATTCCGCTGCCTGACGACCTGCAAGAGGCTCTGAATATCATTTTTCCTAAAGAGGAAACCGAAACCAAGCAGCAGAGTCATCAGGAGACCAATATCATGTACTCGTCTATGTACAGTATGCTAGGTTGCGTTGGTTACGGGCCAGAATACATGGACCAGCCACCGCCAGAGATCACGCAAGCCGATGCTGAAGTAGACACTCAGCCTGGCCCGGATGATTTGAAAATGTTGGGCATCGACGAAGGGGACACGATCCTATAA
- the LOC117229902 gene encoding ADP-dependent glucokinase: MFERHLNQSDCLHVCVPSIDVLKKLHMYVKHVYCVCSDYGVPHSTLFSLMFDMGYNRGLKFGTAVTLLTVLVAVYYRNTENVLQKRLLTLIHGLERLENKHVITSKPKVAIGYGVCTDVFVYADQLLKFTEEVGQPEHFDEIITELELLKSFAYYFRHGAATERFMANRTLFDELVAKARSFPSSYSTIGGNAALMALRFAKEGCDVTLAAKLTKSLHQMMPQIINIVGGEVKRDDIHLIIEYKRGDVWGPYSSARANRYIVHNDINNPMISSIDAFDEALSESEPNLLVVSGLQMMDSYPYPDGEQQRLLLKVKKQMMQRLPTTKIHFEMASFVDAELLFELCDSVIPYADSLGMNEQEIVNLHNAVYYRNISLVANSTPRIASVLDQMRTLFKVIRMKSKSIPNSRELTRIHVHTLAYQAIFTVKGSIWKNTMAAAAKASLTAHRHVCATSNVDVKKVALMLDDSFSTSITDGTRIALDINKPVSCWDEVLKTGTEDTAIQVCVAPVLVCTEAVQTAGGGDNVSSAGLILQI; the protein is encoded by the exons ATGTTTGAACGACATTTGAACCAAAGCGACTGTTTGCATGTATGCGTTCCATCGATTGACGTTTTAAAGAAACTGCACATGTACGTGAAGCATGTGTATTGTGTATGTAGTGATTACGGCGTTCCACACTCCACACTGTTCTCATTAATGTTTGACATGGGGTACAACAGAGGGTTGAAATTCGGCACTGCCGTAACTCTACTGACGGTTTTAGTTGCAGTTTATTATAGAAATACCGAGAACGTTCTACAGAAACGTCTGTTAACTTTGATTCATGGATTGGAGAGACTGGAGAACAAACACGTGATCACCTCGAAGCCAAAAGTTGCGATAGGTTATGGTGTGTGTACTGACGTTTTCGTGTACGCCGACCAGCTGCTGAAATTCACCGAGGAAGTCGGTCAACCGGAACATTTCGACGAAATTATCACGGAATTGGAGCTTTTGAAGAGTTTCGCTTATTATTTTCGACATGGAGCCGCCACAGA GCGATTCATGGCGAATCGAACGTTATTCGACGAGCTTGTTGCCAAAGCTCGCTCGTTCCCATCCTCTTATTCCACTATCGGCGGAAATGCCGCACTTATGGCACTACGATTCGCTAAGGAAGGCTGCGACGTGACACTGGCTGCTAAATTAACTAAGTCTTTACACCAGATGATGCCGCAGATCATTAACATCGTCGGAGGAGAAGTGAAACGGGATGATATTCACTTGATTATAGAGTATAAACGTGGAGATGTTTGGGGTCCCTATTCTAGTGCTAGAGCGAACAG ATACATAGTTCACAATGATATCAACAATCCAATGATAAGCTCCATCGATGCATTCGATGAAGCCTTATCTGAATCTGAGCCTAATTTGCTTGTTGTCAGTGGCCTACAGATGATGGACAGCTATCCTTATCCGGATG GTGAACAGCAGAGACTCCTGCTTAAGGTGAAAAAGCAAATGATGCAGCGATTGCCGACCACAAAAATTCATTTTGAAATGGCTTCGTTTGTGGACGCTGAATTGCTGTTTGAGTTATGCGATTCAGTTATTCCCTACGCGGATAGCTTAGGCATGAACGAGCAAGAAATCGTCAATCTGCATAATGCCGTGTATTACAGGAATATTTCTTTGGTAGCGAATTCGACGCCGCGTATCGCATCAGTTCTGGATCAAATGCGAACATTGTTCAAAGTGATCCGCATGAAGAGCAAATCGATTCCCAATTCGCGAGAACTCACGCGAATTCATGTACATACTTTAGCGTATCAAGCTATATTCACTGTAAAAGGATCAATCTGGAAAAACACTATGGCTGCGGCAGCCAAAGCATCCTTGACCGCTCACAGACACGTTTGCGCGACGAGTAAT GTGGATGTGAAGAAAGTAGCTTTGATGTTGGACGATAGCTTTTCGACTTCCATCACCGACGGCACTCGGATAGCACTGGATATCAACAAACCAGTCTCGTGTTGGGACGAGGTGTTGAAAACAGGAACCGAAGACACTGCCATTCAAGTGTGCGTCGCGCCTGTTTTAGTTTGTACCGAAGCTGTTCAAACTGCCGGTGGCGGTGATAATGTTTCGAGCGCAGGTCTAATATTGCAAATCTAA
- the LOC117229901 gene encoding uncharacterized protein LOC117229901, whose protein sequence is MNSHYDIVNKRLCHRGQVDVIDMPVKLSSNYKYLFIYEDQESKFVVLKGLHENSASEVAMKLLDILAIIGAPQVIQSNNGRKFAEEVVQELRFLWKDFIILHGDISESRKNNRDFKNLLECWVQRNPMRTWQEALKHVQILQNSTFRNHNGKIPYDILFGRNVHEEFHKRTGTINRKEEIWTEEEWINLQSDKSTTNEKEETENFIESSDLMETKDIDSSLDGDSYCSSEVKIEHTTGPLNFNFVNVKSEPLTMQAEDPVLEDALADNKAKDKLADDKEDSSSENQNLKCKVCQKQYMKLGHLKNHMKSHTKGKKFECALCNKTFHVLSLYEKHMRQSHKQTHSLNRTRRSRDPLQIKPILTAKTTELDCSTNAKVDEPKSNAVVEAPKPAKNLCLLKERKRTPIEKVNSGESSLECTYCKQKFNFPSVLKRHMRSHTNERPYICEICNKSFKQLGHLTQHSLTHKDYRSFRCAACGTRFESMTALKVHAQSHKNAFNSKTKESFRLFECDNCKKVFTTKSVLERHILTHSHERQFACVICGKRFKQAGHVKSHMLVHTGERKFECTVCKKRFSLSNSLKKHMYVHNGEKPYQCDVCGARFLEKRNLNGHLMTHTNERPFRCKICGKRYTLADTLRRHISAAHEEGRTYQCEICAKMFKQLAHLSVHKKVHNDERPFQCHLCEKNFKHKNVLKSHLAIHANVRPFECDVCKATFVRKTNLQTHITSAHMNERPYVCTICGKRFKQISHLNGHVVVHSNLMPFQCDFCDRRCNRLDNLKKHMRLHTKTKEEYILP, encoded by the exons ATGAATTCGCATTACGATATTGTAAACAAGAGATTGTGTCATCGTGGACAAGTTGATGTCATAGACATGCCAGTGAAATTAAGCAGCAATTACaaatacttatttatttatgaggATCAAGAATctaaatttgttgtattaaaaGGATTACATGAAAATAGCGCAAGCGAAGTAGCTATGAAACTTTTAGATATATTGGCCATCATTGGAGCACCACAGGTTATACAAAGTAATAATGGACGCAAATTTGCGGAAGAAGTTGTACAGGAACTACGTTTTTTGTGGAAAGATTTTATTATTCTTCACGGAGATATTTCTGAAAGCAGAAAAAACAACAGGGATTTTAAGAACTTACTTGAATGCTGGGTTCAGAGAAACCCTATGAGAACATGGCAGgaagctttgaaacatgtacagATTTTACAAAATTCCACCTTTCGAAACCACAATGGAAAAATTCCATATGACATATTGTTTGGAAGAAATGTGCACGAGGAATTTCATAAAAGAACTGGGACCATAAATAGAAAGGAGGAAATTTGGACAGAAGAAGAATGGATTAATCTTCAATCCGACAAATCTACTACTAATGAAAAAGAGGagactgaaaattttattgaaagtTCAGATCTGATGGAAACTAAAGACATAGATAGT TCGCTCGATGGCGACAGCTATTGTAGCAGCGAAGTTAAAATCGAGCATACAACAGGACCTCTGAATTTTAATTTCGTTAATGTTAAAAGCGAACCTTTAACTATGCAAGCCGAAGATCCTGTGTTGGAAGATGCATTGGCTGATAATAAAGCAAAAGACAAATTGGCCGACGACAAGGAAGACTCATCCTCCGAGAATCAAAATTTGAAATGCAAGGTCTGTCAGAAGCAGTACATGAAACTTGGCCACCTGAAGAATCATATGAAATCGCACACCAAAGGAAAGAAGTTCGAGTGCGCTTTATGCAACAAGACGTTTCATGTTTTAAGTTTATATGAGAAACATATGCGGCAATCGCATAAACAAACGCATAGTTTAAACAGAACAAGAAGAAGCAGAGATCCTTTGCAAATAAAACCGATATTAACCGCGAAAACAACCGAATTGGATTGCTCTACAAATGCAAAGGTGGATGAGCCAAAATCTAATGCTGTGGTCGAGGCGCCTAAACCGGCGAAAAATTTGTGTCTCCTAAAGGAGAGAAAAAGAACGCCTATAGAAAAAGTAAATAGCGGCGAGTCATCTTTGGAATGCACCTACTGCAAGCAGAAATTTAATTTCCCTAGCGTATTGAAAAGACACATGCGGTCCCACACGAACGAAAGACCGTACATTTGTGAGATTTGTAATAAGAGTTTTAAACAGTTAGGGCATCTTACTCAGCATTCGCTGACACACAAAGATTACCGTTCGTTCCGTTGTGCGGCTTGCGGGACAAGATTCGAATCTATGACCGCGTTGAAGGTGCACGCACAGTCGCACAAAAACGCCTTTAACTCGAAAACGAAAGAATCTTTCCGTTTGTTCGAGTGTGACAATTGTAAGAAGGTCTTCACTACCAAAAGCGTGCTGGAGCGACATATACTGACTCACTCGCACGAGCGTCAATTCGCATGTGTCATTTGCGGGAAAAGATTCAAACAAGCGGGCCACGTGAAGTCGCACATGCTTGTTCACACTGGTGAACGGAAGTTCGAATGTACGGTCTGTAAAAAAAGGTTCAGCCTGTCGAACTCGTTGAAGAAGCACATGTACGTGCACAATGGGGAGAAACCGTATCAGTGCGACGTGTGCGGCGCACGATTCCTTGAAAAGAGAAACCTGAACGGACACCTAATGACCCACACGAACGAGCGTCCGTTCCGCTGCAAGATCTGTGGGAAACGGTACACTTTGGCGGATACATTACGCCGTCACATAAGCGCAGCGCACGAAGAGGGTCGCACGTACCAGTGCGAGATCTGTGCGAAAATGTTCAAACAATTGGCCCATCTTTCCGTTCATAAGAAAGTGCACAACGACGAGAGACCGTTCCAGTGTCATCTGTGCGAGAAGAACTTCAAACATAAAAACGTTCTAAAATCTCATTTGGCCATTCATGCGAACGTCAGGCCATTCGAATGCGACGTCTGCAAGGCCACCTTCGTAAGGAAGACCAACTTGCAGACGCACATCACGTCCGCCCACATGAACGAGAGACCGTACGTCTGCACCATTTGTGGCAAACGATTTAAACAAATTAGTCACTTGAACGGTCACGTGGTGGTGCACAGCAATTTAATGCCTTTCCAGTGCGATTTCTGTGATCGACGCTGCAATAGACTTGACAATTTGAAAAAACATATGCGCCTTCATACGAAAACCAAGGAGGAATACATTCTTCCGTAA